One Gossypium hirsutum isolate 1008001.06 chromosome A11, Gossypium_hirsutum_v2.1, whole genome shotgun sequence genomic window carries:
- the LOC107899644 gene encoding uncharacterized protein produces MAKRRAKKTVKEVPASAECEVERNDRKEGQNEENIPGLIDQEVERQCAAIRAVRDVEIEHMLTALRLLRSYCNEEQLQTPALQFFNDNLPNLSIVRNAENGQFEVQWKHEDGNISIHGADGRDVHASLLHRMSLVYANCPSIPSFSGFELSTEAARKSLLRVDSQQIKDFVLEGTSESQMFGMHDGLQTPGVTSQRLSIGMTPKTKRLPKPGEILLSVHGSPLGVYKEENMEAIHESEEG; encoded by the exons ATGGCGAAACGTAGAGCCAAAAAAACTGTTAAAGAAGTTCCAGCATCAGCTGAATGCGAAGTAGAAAGAAATGACAGAAAGGAGGGCCAAAATGAGGAGAATATACCCGGATTAATCGATCAGGAAG TTGAGCGGCAATGTGCTGCAATTAGGGCTGTTCGTGATGTAGAGATTGAACATATGCTGACTGCTTTGCGATTATTACGCTCATACTGCAACGAAGAGCAGCTTCAAACACCTGCATTGCAATTTTTTAATGACAATCTCCCAAATCTATCAATTGTAAGAAATGCAGAAAATGGACAGTTCGAAGTGCAATGGAAACACGAGGATGGCAACATCTCCATTCACGGTGCTGATGGAAGAGATGTACACGCTTCTCTTTTACATCGAATGTCCTTAGTTTATGCAAATTGCCCTTCCATTCCATCATTCAGTGGCTTTGAGTTGTCAACTGAAGCAG CCAGAAAGAGCCTTCTACGGGTTGACAGTCAACAAATCAAGGACTTT GTTTTGGAGGGAACATCTGAGAGTCAGATGTTTGGAATGCATGATGGTCTTCAAACTCCTGGG GTGACCAGCCAAAGGTTATCAATTGGAATGACACCCAAAACAAAGAGGTTGCCTAAGCCTGGGGAGATTCTTCTTTCAGTCCATGGATCACCCCTTGGTGTCTACAAAGAGGAAAATATGGAAGCCATACATG AGTCTGAGGAGGGGTGA